The Eurosta solidaginis isolate ZX-2024a chromosome 4, ASM4086904v1, whole genome shotgun sequence genome includes a window with the following:
- the LOC137251015 gene encoding peptide transporter family 1-like isoform X1 yields METDLLRGDYTQSPKKIKFFYSSCGTLDNRPPNGSVEASHSQPGDNALHIDRIEPEVTSEPQISPRLSEHGNGKREVLEKSSIEPTTSVSEAEGQVKKLPYPKSVFFIISNEFCERFNYYGMRTILVLYLSRQLGYNDDSATIIFHIFTMFVYFLCVFGAIVSDSFLGKFKTILYLSIVYIAGSVMVTLGAIPPLNMPATVFTMIGLALVALGSGGIKPCVSAFGGDQFKVPDQIKQLTTFFSLFYFSINSGSLISTTVTPILREDVSCFGEKECYSLAFGVPAILMVISIVIFVLGRPLYKVKPPAGNMFVMVSKTIGTAISTKWKEKKTNPREHWLDYADKKYDRSLIEDIKVLMRVLVLYLPLPIFWALFDQQGSRWTIQATRMNGDMGSWDIKPDQMQMLNPFLILAFIPLYEIAFYPLLNLVGIRRPLQKLTLGGIFAGIAFVASALVELKLEQTYPVLPTSGIAQLRVYNGELCDYSISTNLTGLNFDVNSVDLYINKNIDITSTDGLNIQFQFSAKSGNNCAALPTQNCLLKEQKSYYVFLNSKNTTNPVVCGDDTIAKPSSGYPLGRTLANVNPSRTIEWRNSKGTVEHAEPAYLRSVTKLKTDTYQLLIDNVEIETVKLEVGGIYTILVAEESSGKYRSKFLTVTNPNSLSILWLIPQYVIMTLGEVMFSVTGLEFSYAQAPVAMKSVLQACWQLTVAFGNVLVVIIAELSLFDSQASEFFLFAGLMFADMIIFMFVAYRYKPNNPTTNSESGPLTAPRTNEQNGIDNFARSIDE; encoded by the exons acAATAGGCCGCCTAATGGCAGCGTGGAAGCGAGTCATTCACAACCAGGAGATAATGCGTTGCACATTGATCGAATAGAACCTGAAGTAACATCAGAACCACAAATTTCTCCACGTTTGAGTGAACATGGAAATGGCAAAAGGGAGGTTTTGGAAAAGAGTAGCATTGAGCCAACAACAAGTGTTTCAGAAGCAGAAGGTCAAGTTAAG AAACTGCCATATCCGAAATCAGTATTCTTCATAATCAGTAATGAGTTTTGCGAACGTTTCAATTACTATGGCATGCGAA CCATACTCGTCTTGTATCTATCACGCCAACTTGGTTATAATGATGATAGCGCCACCATCATCTTTCACATCTTTACCATGTTTGTCTATTTTCTATGCGTTTTTGGTGCCATCGTTTCAGACAGTTTTCTTGGAAAATTCAAAACAATTCTATACCTTTCAATCGTCTATATCGCCGGTTCAGTTATGGTTACCCTTGGTGCGATACCTCCATTAAATATGCCTGCAACAGTATTTACAATGATTGGTTTGGCCTTGGTAGCTTTGGGCTCCGGTGGCATTAAGCCATGTGTCTCAGCTTTTGGTGGTGATCAATTCAAAGTGCCAGATCAGATTAAACAATTGACCACATTCTTCTCGCTCTTTTACTTTTCGATCAATTCTGGTTCATTAATTTCGACTACAGTTACGCCAATTTTGCGTGAAGATGTGAGTTGTTTCGGTGAAAAAGAATGCTATTCACTGGCGTTTGGTGTTCCAGCTATACTCATGGTTATATCTATTG TGATCTTCGTATTGGGTCGACCATTATACAAGGTGAAACCGCCAGCTGGAAACATGTTCGTTATGGTTAGCAAAACTATTGGC ACTGCTATTTCTACTAAGTGGAAGGAGAAGAAGACCAATCCACGTGAACATTGGCTCGATTACGCTGATAAAAAGTATGATCGTTCACTGATTGAGGATATCAAAGTTCTGATGCGCGTTTTAGTACTCTATCTACCATTGCCCATTTTCTGGGCGCTTTTTGACCAGCAAGGCTCACGTTGGACTATTCAAGCTACACGCATGAATGGAGATATGGGGTCATGGGATATTAAACCAGATCAAATGCAAATGCTGAACCCATTTCTTATACTCGCATTCATACCACTTTATGAGATTGCCTTCTATCCCCTTTTAAATTTAGTGGGTATACGTCGTCCATTGCAAAAACTTACTTTGGGTGGAATTTTTGCAGGTATAGCTTTCGTTGCTTCTGCTTTGGTCGAACTGAAGTTGGAG CAAACATATCCAGTGCTGCCAACATCAGGAATTGCTCAACTACGTGTTTACAATGGCGAACTTTGCGACTATTCGATTAGCACAAATTTGACTggtttaaattttgatgttaattcaGTCGATTTatacataaacaaaaatattgatatcACTTCAACAGATGGCTTAAATATACAATTTCAATTCAGTGCAAAATCTGGTAACAATTGTGCAGCACTGCCAACTCAAAATTGTTTACTAAAGGAGCAAAAAAGTTATTATGTGTTTTTGAATTCGAAAAACACCACAAATCCGGTCGTTTGCGGCGATGACACAATAGCGAAGCCTAGTAGTGGCTATCCGCTCGGACGAACGTTAGCTAATGTAAACCCAAGTCGCACAATCGAATGGAGGAATAGTAAAGGGACAGTGGAGCATGCAGAACCAGCGTATTTGCGTAGTGTAACGAAACTTAAGACCGACACCTATCAGCTGTTGATTGATAACGTTGAAATCGAAACTGTAAAACTTGAAGTTGGTGGTATTTATACGATTCTTGTAGCTGAGGAATCATCAGGAAAATACCGTAGCAAATTTTTAACTGTGACAAATCCTAACTCGCTATCAATCCTTTGGCTTATTCCACAATATGTTATAATGACTCTTGGCGAGGTTATGTTTTCTGTAACGGGTCTTGAATTTTCGTACGCTCAAGCACCGGTCGCCATGAAATCGGTATTGCAAGCTTGTTGGCAACTCACAGTGGCATTCGGTAACGTGCTTGTTGTTATTATTGCCGAACTCTCTCTGTTTGATTCGCAAGCCTCGGAATTCTTCTTATTCGCCGGTCTTATGTTTGCTGATATgataatatttatgtttgttgctTACCGATATAAACCAAATAATCCAACGACAAATAGCGAATCGGGACCTTTGACAGCACCGCGAACGAATGAACAAAACGGCATCGACAATTTCGCTAGGTCTATtgatgagtaa
- the LOC137251015 gene encoding peptide transporter family 1-like isoform X2 has product MTEENDNRPPNGSVEASHSQPGDNALHIDRIEPEVTSEPQISPRLSEHGNGKREVLEKSSIEPTTSVSEAEGQVKKLPYPKSVFFIISNEFCERFNYYGMRTILVLYLSRQLGYNDDSATIIFHIFTMFVYFLCVFGAIVSDSFLGKFKTILYLSIVYIAGSVMVTLGAIPPLNMPATVFTMIGLALVALGSGGIKPCVSAFGGDQFKVPDQIKQLTTFFSLFYFSINSGSLISTTVTPILREDVSCFGEKECYSLAFGVPAILMVISIVIFVLGRPLYKVKPPAGNMFVMVSKTIGTAISTKWKEKKTNPREHWLDYADKKYDRSLIEDIKVLMRVLVLYLPLPIFWALFDQQGSRWTIQATRMNGDMGSWDIKPDQMQMLNPFLILAFIPLYEIAFYPLLNLVGIRRPLQKLTLGGIFAGIAFVASALVELKLEQTYPVLPTSGIAQLRVYNGELCDYSISTNLTGLNFDVNSVDLYINKNIDITSTDGLNIQFQFSAKSGNNCAALPTQNCLLKEQKSYYVFLNSKNTTNPVVCGDDTIAKPSSGYPLGRTLANVNPSRTIEWRNSKGTVEHAEPAYLRSVTKLKTDTYQLLIDNVEIETVKLEVGGIYTILVAEESSGKYRSKFLTVTNPNSLSILWLIPQYVIMTLGEVMFSVTGLEFSYAQAPVAMKSVLQACWQLTVAFGNVLVVIIAELSLFDSQASEFFLFAGLMFADMIIFMFVAYRYKPNNPTTNSESGPLTAPRTNEQNGIDNFARSIDE; this is encoded by the exons acAATAGGCCGCCTAATGGCAGCGTGGAAGCGAGTCATTCACAACCAGGAGATAATGCGTTGCACATTGATCGAATAGAACCTGAAGTAACATCAGAACCACAAATTTCTCCACGTTTGAGTGAACATGGAAATGGCAAAAGGGAGGTTTTGGAAAAGAGTAGCATTGAGCCAACAACAAGTGTTTCAGAAGCAGAAGGTCAAGTTAAG AAACTGCCATATCCGAAATCAGTATTCTTCATAATCAGTAATGAGTTTTGCGAACGTTTCAATTACTATGGCATGCGAA CCATACTCGTCTTGTATCTATCACGCCAACTTGGTTATAATGATGATAGCGCCACCATCATCTTTCACATCTTTACCATGTTTGTCTATTTTCTATGCGTTTTTGGTGCCATCGTTTCAGACAGTTTTCTTGGAAAATTCAAAACAATTCTATACCTTTCAATCGTCTATATCGCCGGTTCAGTTATGGTTACCCTTGGTGCGATACCTCCATTAAATATGCCTGCAACAGTATTTACAATGATTGGTTTGGCCTTGGTAGCTTTGGGCTCCGGTGGCATTAAGCCATGTGTCTCAGCTTTTGGTGGTGATCAATTCAAAGTGCCAGATCAGATTAAACAATTGACCACATTCTTCTCGCTCTTTTACTTTTCGATCAATTCTGGTTCATTAATTTCGACTACAGTTACGCCAATTTTGCGTGAAGATGTGAGTTGTTTCGGTGAAAAAGAATGCTATTCACTGGCGTTTGGTGTTCCAGCTATACTCATGGTTATATCTATTG TGATCTTCGTATTGGGTCGACCATTATACAAGGTGAAACCGCCAGCTGGAAACATGTTCGTTATGGTTAGCAAAACTATTGGC ACTGCTATTTCTACTAAGTGGAAGGAGAAGAAGACCAATCCACGTGAACATTGGCTCGATTACGCTGATAAAAAGTATGATCGTTCACTGATTGAGGATATCAAAGTTCTGATGCGCGTTTTAGTACTCTATCTACCATTGCCCATTTTCTGGGCGCTTTTTGACCAGCAAGGCTCACGTTGGACTATTCAAGCTACACGCATGAATGGAGATATGGGGTCATGGGATATTAAACCAGATCAAATGCAAATGCTGAACCCATTTCTTATACTCGCATTCATACCACTTTATGAGATTGCCTTCTATCCCCTTTTAAATTTAGTGGGTATACGTCGTCCATTGCAAAAACTTACTTTGGGTGGAATTTTTGCAGGTATAGCTTTCGTTGCTTCTGCTTTGGTCGAACTGAAGTTGGAG CAAACATATCCAGTGCTGCCAACATCAGGAATTGCTCAACTACGTGTTTACAATGGCGAACTTTGCGACTATTCGATTAGCACAAATTTGACTggtttaaattttgatgttaattcaGTCGATTTatacataaacaaaaatattgatatcACTTCAACAGATGGCTTAAATATACAATTTCAATTCAGTGCAAAATCTGGTAACAATTGTGCAGCACTGCCAACTCAAAATTGTTTACTAAAGGAGCAAAAAAGTTATTATGTGTTTTTGAATTCGAAAAACACCACAAATCCGGTCGTTTGCGGCGATGACACAATAGCGAAGCCTAGTAGTGGCTATCCGCTCGGACGAACGTTAGCTAATGTAAACCCAAGTCGCACAATCGAATGGAGGAATAGTAAAGGGACAGTGGAGCATGCAGAACCAGCGTATTTGCGTAGTGTAACGAAACTTAAGACCGACACCTATCAGCTGTTGATTGATAACGTTGAAATCGAAACTGTAAAACTTGAAGTTGGTGGTATTTATACGATTCTTGTAGCTGAGGAATCATCAGGAAAATACCGTAGCAAATTTTTAACTGTGACAAATCCTAACTCGCTATCAATCCTTTGGCTTATTCCACAATATGTTATAATGACTCTTGGCGAGGTTATGTTTTCTGTAACGGGTCTTGAATTTTCGTACGCTCAAGCACCGGTCGCCATGAAATCGGTATTGCAAGCTTGTTGGCAACTCACAGTGGCATTCGGTAACGTGCTTGTTGTTATTATTGCCGAACTCTCTCTGTTTGATTCGCAAGCCTCGGAATTCTTCTTATTCGCCGGTCTTATGTTTGCTGATATgataatatttatgtttgttgctTACCGATATAAACCAAATAATCCAACGACAAATAGCGAATCGGGACCTTTGACAGCACCGCGAACGAATGAACAAAACGGCATCGACAATTTCGCTAGGTCTATtgatgagtaa